Part of the Pseudomonas sp. M30-35 genome is shown below.
CCGTGGGGGAGCGGTTAAAACCAAGCGTCAAGTATTGCCACGCATCTGCTCAACCAGATAATCGGCAAGGCATTGCTGGATGTTGCTGAGGATCTTGGTCGAGGCGATTAGCGCCAGTTCAGTCGGGGCCGGTGCGGCCAATCCAAGTTGTTCGGTAATGATGCGTTGCTCGGGTCTTACCGCGCTGTGCGGCAGAAGGCTCAAGCCAATGTTTGCGGAAACGGCCGCTTGAATACTCGCCAGACTTTGCGAGCTGAATGCGATGTGCCAGCGTTGGCCAGCGGCTTCAAGTGCGCGAATGGCTCGCTCCCGATATAGGCAACCTTGTTCGTAAACCACCAGTGCAATGCTTTCTTGTTGCAATTGCCACTGGGCCCCTGCGACCCACTCAAGTTGCTCTGGCCAGGTTGCGATCGCTGCGCTTTGTTCAACGTTACGTTTGATCAGCGCAAGGTCCA
Proteins encoded:
- a CDS encoding LysR substrate-binding domain-containing protein, whose protein sequence is MLDLELLKTFVTVVDSGGFTRASDQVNRTQSTISQQIKKLEDQIGRPLLIRRRASKSIQLTEDGERLLNYARRLVVLAMEASDMLSARDMRGVVSLGVPEDFPLDRLIELLTGFNQRFPDIRLDTRNGLSCELNEQLQNRELDLALIKRNVEQSAAIATWPEQLEWVAGAQWQLQQESIALVVYEQGCLYRERAIRALEAAGQRWHIAFSSQSLASIQAAVSANIGLSLLPHSAVRPEQRIITEQLGLAAPAPTELALIASTKILSNIQQCLADYLVEQMRGNT